DNA from Bubalus bubalis isolate 160015118507 breed Murrah chromosome 7, NDDB_SH_1, whole genome shotgun sequence:
GTAGCCAGGATTTGAAGGAGAGACTCTGACCTGTGCCACTGGTAAGTGACTAACTTTTACACACTGAACTGGTGCTGAGAACTGAGCTGTCTTCTTTGTAAGTGAAGAATATACAACATAATCTTGAAGAACTGTACAGTGTCGCAAGCCAGAGGCATACTATGTGTGTATAACAGACTAAGAAACAAGTGAATCTTATTGAAACAATTTCTCATCTTTTGCTTTATTTGCCAGTGTCAGTGTTTTGCTGGCTTAGATTGTTACCTTTTTCTGGTACCTTTTTTCCTATACTGTTGGTCTATTTTAATGGGTCCTAGAAATCCCTCTCCTGATCCCTTATCAGAatcagaaagtgaggaagaagaaaacactAACTACCTAAATGAGAGTTCTGGGGAAGAGTGGGATTCCTCTGAAGAAGAGGACCCTGTGGTGCCCAACCTAACACCTCTTGAGAGTCTTGCCTGGCAGGTTAAgtgccttttaaaatattctacaaCTTGGAAACCTTTAAATCCTAATTCCTGGTTATATCATGCTAAACTCCTGGATGCTAGCACACCAGTCCATATACTTCGAGAGATAGGTCTGAGACTCTCTCATTGCTCCCATTGTGTACCCAAACTGGAACCAATTCCTGAATGGCCTCCTCTGGCTTCTTGTGGAGTACCACCTTTTCAAAAGCCCCTTATAAGTCCCAGCCGGCTTTCTAGAGACCATGCCACTCTAAATGGAGCGCTGCAGTTTGCCACCAAACAGTTAAGTCGAACATTGAGTAGAGCCACCCCCATACCTGAATACCTAAAACAGATTCCTAATTCCTGTGTTTCTGGTTGTTGCTGTGGCTGGTTAACTAAAACAGTTAAGGAAACAACCCGCACTGAACCCATCAACACTACTTATTCCTACACTGACTTCCAAAAGGCAGTTAACAAACTCCTAACTGCATCACTATAAAAAACCCACCCACCATTCATTCTCATCTCATGTTCCCAGATGAGAAAGGAACACAGTTAACACAGCCCACAGTTGAGAAACAAATGTCTTCTCAAACTATGCCCTGTCTTCAGAAGCCAAAGTACCATCCAGTACTAAATACATACCCCAAGAGTCCTGTAACTCAACTACAGAAGATGTGCAGTTCAAGCATTCCCTTTGAAAGACCCTGTGGATGAGATGAGAACTTCAATAGAGAATTGGTTAAAAGGGacctttttacaaaaaaaaataagttgactATTCTCCACACTCAGTTCTCCCCACAATTTACTCTGCTTGTCTAATGGACTTAACTAGATACCTAATTATTAATGGGAAGGAAAAGTAGGCCAGTATCCCATTGGTTACCCAGCCTTCAGAATAGCCATTGTGGAAACTGGTAAATTAGCTACTGCTAATAACACCTTTCTGAGCATACTTTTCtctaagctaagtcgcttcagtcgtgtccgactctgtgtgaccccatagacggcagcccaccaggctcccccgtctctggggttctccaggcaagaacactggagtgggttgccatctccttctccaatgcgtgaaaagtgaaagtgaagtcgcttagtcatgtccgactcttagcgaccccatggactgcagcccaccaggctcctccgtccatgggattttccaggcaagagtactggagtggggtgccgttgccttctacTTTTCTCTAATACTCATTTTCAGAGAGGTTCTTGAATTAAATAGAATAACTGGACAAAAGAAAATGGTAGGACTATGGATTTACCTCCCAGTTTTATATTGATAGTCCTGCATAGGGCACCCTTTAGGGGTTCCTATTTGAGGGGAGGGAGTGCAGTGCAGCAGTGTGTAGTCACTTGGTTGTCCaactgcaaccccgtggactgtaacccaccaatgTAGTAGTAGCCTACACTACTTCAGACGTATTATTGGACCTGCAGTTACAGCATACACATTTTATAGGCTCCCGCCAGGCTGTCTCTAGATGAACTGGCTTGTaagatcatgtgtgtgtgtactcagtcttgtttgactctgcaaccccatggactatagcctgcaaggttcttctatccatggaattttccaggcaagaatactggagtgggttgccatttcctactccagggaatctttctgacccagagatgaacctgcatctcttgcatctcctgcattggcaggcggattctttaccactgcgtcatGTGAGAAGCCTTATAAGATCATACATGGAGTTTAAACAGACACTTGCTCTGTAGGGAATATATTTCCTGCATCCTGGTATCTAGACTTTAGTTGGTAGCAAATTAAACACATTCCAAAAGACCAAtaggaaagaaaagcatttatgCTAGTGGATGAAAGTATTTTATCTATATGTTTCCTGGAGCAGTATTCATGCACTTTCCACATCTATTGCAAACTTTTTAGGAACCCTTCTAACTTTAAAGAACTTGATTGCAGAAAATCTCAGCCTAACACAATCTGAAGTGTTTCTGTGtctaactttatatttttttctggttgaaTAGAAAGCATTCATAGCCTTGCAAATGAGTCTTGCTGTGTCAAAACATAGAAATCAACATACATAAAATGTATGAGGCCAGTAAGTCTTTTCACACACCTATAATTAAGAGGAAATCTGTATGTGATCCTGGTTGGCTGGGCATCTAAAGGGAATCAGAAAATAGATTGttaaaggtatatatatatatccttccttattttagttttgctttttcctgttCTCCATAATTAAGTGCTGTATACAATGTGGCATCAAAAAATGGAAGCATTAATGGAATCACAAGTTCTATAAATGTATAGcaactttgagaaagaagaatgtttCTAACCTAATGAAAAATTTCTACTGAGCCTTAGTTGTTTCATCTTAAGGAAAAGGAGGGAATTATAGtgggtagaaaaaaatatttgttaatggaAAATTACTGAATTGAAACCATATGTTAGTATAACTGACTGTAACAGTAACTGCTCCTATGTAGATATTCtatgaaattgtttttttttttaatgttacaaaaacatgtttctttttttcaaagggGGAGGTGGAAAGAAGTAGGGagatctgaaaattaaaatatgttgatGTTTATGTAACTGTAATATGttcctttttctgtgtgtgtgcatgcgtgtgtataAAAGTGCCTTGAACACATGAGCACATCTTTGCTGTTCATTCCAAAAGGAAGCCTTTTCCCAGCTTCCCAGCTGAATAAAGCAATAGCTTTGTACATGCTGAACAGAGTATGGTTATTTGTTCCTAACAAAATGAAATAGATTCTACTTTGCTTAAGGCATATTCAACATTCACTAAGTGCTAAATAGAGTCCATAGAGATACAGTGGATCTCATAGGAGATGACTTGGCTGTCCtaggaaagaaatataattgaAGAAAGTGTTAGATATTCAGTCCAAACCTAGGTTTGAACCCATTTGTTTGTATATATTAAGTAGTTTCAGGTTGCACAAAATGATAGGTACCCGAATAAGCCTTAAGACTTTACTTCTTTTTGTGTGTCATGAGTGTGGGTGGGGCTAGGGGTCAGTTAACTACTTtcacactctctctctccatgGGCCTTGGTTAAATTCAGTCACCATAATTAGGATTAAGAAGGATGAGTTTATTctctatttattgaaatatttatcaaagaggTGGGAAAAGGGATTTCTAAACCAACAGACATCAGTGTTACTTAAAGGTATTATTCTTTCTTGGTGCAAATAGTCTCTTTTTGTTAAAGCAGTCCAGGAAACTTGAGCCCAGAAGACCATAATCATGTTTTTTTAAGCCAGTCAGCTTCCTAACAGAAGGAAGAAATCTAGACATGGCAGGAAGAGGATAGATATTAGGTCACCTTTAGGGAATTATCTTGTTGGGACTCCTATCACAACTATCCAtctaaaagttttttctttatgatGAAAATAGTGTTTTGATACTAGACTAGATTCTTAAAGCAATTAGGACTTTAGTTCTAGTCAGTTGGGTTGTTTGCTTACTGATAACATAAATTATCTTACATCTCTAACAAACGATATTCTTCTTTTGTCTCCATTGTTAGAGAACCTCAGCATCTTTTGGAGCAGCCCATTAGTTTTAAATAGAGATATAGTTGTTCATCTAATAACATTATGGAGTGACTACTATAATTCAAGATATTACTGGGAGCACAAAATTAAGATACATAAGAAGTTAGTTTCAAAATGTATTGAACCAATGTGAATTACCCCAAGGCTTTTGGCTATTAGTGCTTATTTACTGTGAGCTAGAGTCAGgctccaccccactccagtactcttgcctggaaaatcccatggatggaggagcctggtaggctgcagtccatggggttgctaagagtcggacacgactgagcgacttcactttcaattttcactttcatgcattggagaaggaaatggcaacccactccagtgttcttgcctggagaagcccaggaatgggggagcctggtgggctgccgtttatggggtcgcacagagtcagacacgactgaagcaacttagcagcagcagcagagtcaggcTCACAGTAAATAAACTTACTCCTTACACTGGCTagtaattatttgaaaatgagaCAGCCATCTAAGCATAGTGGAAATTCACATGGAGAGCACACCCCAACAATTAAACCCCACAAGAGGTAGTCAGATAAGGGAATACATAAAATGAATAGGTATCTTATACACAGATTTAAATTGTATATACTGAATTCACAAGGCAGTGGCACACAAAAATGAAGACCCGAAGTGTTTTGCTCATATGACTGAGGTATATATGTAAAGGCCCAAAAAGTCTGGACTTCTCAGACTTCATGAGACAACTCTGTACAAGCCGCTGCCTTAATATAAGTCTACAAATGAGCAGTATCCATTGTACGGAGGGGAATCGAAGGAGCTACACTAACTGACACCAACCACCAGGTATTGTGTCTACTTGGCTGTTACCAAAGGAAAGTATGGTGTGTCTTTGCCAGTTTTGAAACAAGTGTAGTTAATGGCTACATGTTTGAGTCTGATCCTTGTATACAGTCTTCTAATCTGTTTCTATTGGTGGCAGCAGTGGGATTATGTTCTATAAAATTTTTGTAAGTAAGACTAGGGAAGGAATGTCACAGTGATGTGATCTTCCCAGCTCTTCTTGGCTGTAAGAGCTATGACCAGCCCTGAATTTTCAATAAGGTATGGAAAAGGAagacttgatttaaaaataatagtagagttccctggtagtctggtggttaggatttagtgctttcactgctgtgacccaggttcaatccctggagaactgagatcccacaagcttcagGGTGTGtccaagataaaaaataataatgataatttaaaataacagtgTAGCAGGCAGACAATACTAGATTTGTTGCTTCTAAACTGTGGAGTCAGTTTAAAATGTTAACCTTGCCAGTGAAGACCCACTCTCAGATGGactagaaataaacatttcattttaaatgtcagTTCTGAACTTAATCACTTTTTTCCAGCCCACACATGACATGAAATAATCCATTTAGTTCCAAGAGAATTTTGttaattattctaaaatattcaaaaatgaacTATTTTGTGGCATAGTATAAAAATTCTCCCTTTCTACTCATATCATCACTAAAGTAAAAACCCCTTAATATTATgtataaatacaaaaatgataCCTTACCCTATCTCATCAACCATGTTCAGGGCTTAGGTTGAATCAGAACAGGGCTACAGTGACGAGCATCAGAATTGAGGCAGAAGGGCATTGATAAAACCAGTCCTCTACCTCCTCTAAAACCTAAAGACtggcttttgccttttttttttctccatgttgAACATAGACCACTGTGAAGAACCTCTCCTCACATCCCCTGCAGCTTCTGCCTGTGGTTGATCATTGCTTACTTCTCATCAACACCAGCTCATAAACCTGGAAGTGACCTTCAACAGCCAGGCAATATTTACCAAATTCATAACTATGATTTTGAatgttaataaaatgtttattttcttctttttaaatcctATAGCACCCATTGAAATGACACTATGGAAAGATACTTTGAGATAATTTCCAGAGATGAGAAAtctgaagagaaaaattaaatgacttgtccaatcccatacaaaatgtttaaatatttaataatgcaCTTAAAACACAGTGTGTATAAAATTATACAATAAACAATtcaaactctcaaaaaaaaaaataaaatgttaacaacAGCTTAGTGTTGGAGCATAAAGCAGTAAGTTGTCTGGAATTCAGGaagtttatttgggaaaaaatatatgcacctgAAACATGATAtgaaaattcttgaaaatatttggaaagttaTTCTCTGTTTCCTAGAGTAGGACATAACCAGTATTCATCAAGGAGATCGGATCCCAGTCAGCCTAACAAGGTTGTTAACTGAGTTCCTAGTATACACAGAAACTGAGCTGGTGTGGTATCAAATTAGGTATCAACAGAAAACAGATGGCATCTTAAAATGAGTTGCAGCTTATAAATTAAAGAGCTGATAACAGTTAGGGGGAAGCTATTATATTTGGGTTAACTACTAAACCCATGTTTCATGCTACTCTTCCACCATGGTGTCAGCTTATGAGACCTGACACTCCAGGACATCAGCTAATGTCTTGCTGTGTATCATCTAGGCAGTGGTCTGATTGGGGTAATTTCATTTGAGAGATACACAAATAATTGAAACAGTCCAAGAGTATGGCCATCTTCCATCAGAAAAGACTTGATTGGCTTTGTGATGATACCCTGAGGAACCAGACTGGCTTGATAGAAGGAGAGCTCTAGTGACACGGGGCTAACCATGCTACCTAGATAATCCAAGTTCCTATAGTAattgaaagcattaatttttgTCACAGCCAAGGCAGTCTATATTGCAAAGTGGGTATGTATGGGGTTGCCCATGGCTACCAGCTTGGTAgtaatgtagatttttaaaatattatttgcccgcatcgggtcttagttgctgcattcAGGATATTTAGTGTGTCGTGTGGGATCTTttcttgtggcatgcaggctcagtaataacagtgcacaggcttagtttctccatggcatgtgggatcttacttcccgctccaggggtcgaacctttgttccctgcattgcaaggccagattcttaaccactggaccagcagggaagtcccaataatgtAGATTTTTCCCGGTGGCTTGAATAGTTTTGGTCCAGATCCCcagtttccttctttatatccAGCTTTTCTATGGTGGTCATTTTCTACTTATATTCTGTCTTTAAATATCTTGGATTGCCAgtcttagcaaataaaaatacaggatgccaaaataaatttgaatttcagaaaaaagatATAGGGGTCatacttattttagaaaaaaaattagttatctgaaattcacatttatgTGGCATCccatattttatctggcaaccctataAATGTGTTAGTAACACTGGTTAAGTTTGGATTGTAGTCATGTATTTGTTCCCAGGAAACACACCGGTTCTTTCCATTATGTACTGTTTTTTTACCTGCTAATACTTGATAAGGGAAGAGGGAGGCTAACACATAGTTGACCCAAAGTTTATTGTTAAGAGATAAAAGAGGAAGCCTAGTTGCAGATATGAGAGTTTTTAATAGGAGACACATTGTCTTTGGCTAAAATTCTCACATAGCCATTAAAacatttccagatgtacaaatgTTCGAAATAATGTCTAGATAATCGGTCGTTTAGGGGTTgtctgttgttttttgtttgtgtgacTTAACAAttactttctcattctcttttaccATGAAGGGAAAGATTAGGtgcactacttttttttttaaacacttgatAGGTAGCACAATTCTCACAGCCACTCTTCATCTCAGAAAAGATCCACAAATATGGAACACCTATCTTTTTCTTCCAGAACCCCGCAAAGAGTCAAGGATTCGGAGTCACTAGGT
Protein-coding regions in this window:
- the DCAF16 gene encoding DDB1- and CUL4-associated factor 16 gives rise to the protein MGPRNPSPDPLSESESEEEENTNYLNESSGEEWDSSEEEDPVVPNLTPLESLAWQVKCLLKYSTTWKPLNPNSWLYHAKLLDASTPVHILREIGLRLSHCSHCVPKLEPIPEWPPLASCGVPPFQKPLISPSRLSRDHATLNGALQFATKQLSRTLSRATPIPEYLKQIPNSCVSGCCCGWLTKTVKETTRTEPINTTYSYTDFQKAVNKLLTASL